The Bacteroidales bacterium region GATGTGTATAACTGGTATCACTGGCACTATGCAACCTATTACAGGGCCTATGAAACGGCCGAACCCTGGCTCAGGAATCTGGGCATCAGGCGGACCGACCGCATTATCAGTATTCCTGATCAAAGCATCAACATAACATTGTATCTGATGGATCAGAAAGGATTCACCGATTTCGGGCGCAGGAGAAATCCACCCCAGCCCATCGGGGAATGGATAGAACATTGCCGGGGACTTGGTGCCCGGTATTTGATTATCAATGACAAGGAATTGCTGAACGACTCTACTGTTGTGCCGTATTGCCGGCAAAAAATATCTGAATACAACAACCTCATTTTATTTGATTTACAAAATTTACCGCACATATCAAATTAAATTTTTCAAGTAATTATTCAACAGCAAAAAGGAAGGAACGTGAAAAAAACGATTGCATTTCACTGGCAGATACTGATAGCCCTTGTTCTGGGCGTGCTATTCGGGTTATTTCTGAAATCCTATTCTTCCTGGGTTGACTGGATGGGGGAACTGTTTCTGAGGGCATTGAAAATGATTGTCATTCCCTTGATTTTCTTCACCATTACCTCCGGCATAGCGAACAACGGCAACGCAGCGAATCTGGGAAAGATCGGAGCAAAAACCCTTGGATTTTATCTGGCAACCACCCTTCTTGCCGCCGTCACGGGGCTTCTTCTGGTAAACCTCATGCGACCCGGACAGGGTGCTGAGCTTCTGTTGCAGGATCTGTCGGAAAAAGGAACCCCCATCCATGAAGGAAAGTCCATCCGGGACCTGCTGATCACCATCATACCCGACAACATATTTTCTGCCCTTACGGCATCCAATACCCTTCAGATAATAGTTTTTGCCGTTCTCCTGGGTTTTTTCATCACACGGTTACCTGAGAATCAGCGCCTGGTTCTGACCCAGTTCTTTGATGCATCCTCGGCCGTAATGATGAAAATTACCATGTTCATCATCCGTTTTGCCCCTTATGGAATATTTGGCATAGTAGCCCGTCAGGTTGCCCTGCAGGACAATCCTGCCGGTCTGGCGGCAAGTCTTGGCCGTTACATGCTGGTCGTCATTGCCGGTCTGAGCCTTCACAGTCTGGTATCGTTGCCTGTCATTCTGCTGGCGTCAGGAATCCATCCCGTGCGGCATTATAAGGCCATGCTCCCCGTGCTGATCACCGCGTTCAGTACTTCGTCATCGAATGCCACCCTGCCATTGACGCTTTCGACCGTTCAGAGCGGGTGCGGCGTATCGCAGCGGATCGCCGGATTTACCCTGCCCCTGGGTGCCACGATCAATATGAACGGAACAGCCCTGTATGAGATCGTTGCAGCCATGTTCATTGCCCAGGTGTATGGAATTCATCTACCCGCTGACAAGCAGATCACAGGAGTACTCGTTGCCCTGCTGGCCGCAGTCGGGGCAGCAGGTATTCCGATGGCCGGACTGGTTACCATGACCATTGTAATGACCGCCATGGGACTTCCCGTGGAAGGAATAGCGCTGGTGCTTACCGTCGACAGGCCGCTCGACATGTTCCGCACCCTGGTCAATGTTCTGGGCGATACCTGTGGAGCCGTAGTAGTGGCCAAATCGGAAGGCGAAAGTCTGACCGTAGCCTGCCGGAAGCATGGAAATGATCAGACTAAAGCATCATAGAGAATCTCAACCGGATGAAGGCCTTTGCGTCCGGTCCCATCTTCGATCTGATGCCGGCAGCTTGTTCCAGGAGCTGCAATAATTACATCCTCCGGCGCGTTTCGTATGGCCGGGAAAAGGACCAGTTCACCCACCTTCATGGACAGTTCGTAATGTTCTTTTTCATAGCCGAAAGAGCCAGCCATGCCGCAGCATCCGGAGGGAATCTCCGTAACCGTATAATTTTCCGGAAAGGAAAGAACCTTTTTTGTGGGATTGGTTGATGCAACAGCCTTTTGCTGGCAATGGCCGTGCAATTTAATTGTACGCGCCCTGGTGGTAAACTGTTTCTTCTTTATATTTCCCCTGTCCATTTCCCTGGCCAGGAATTCATCGATCATATAGGAGCAGGAAGCGATTTTTTTTGCCAGCTCCTTCATTTCTCCCCGCATGAGATCAGGGTATTCATCGCGGAAACCCAAAATAGCAGAAGGTTCAATACCCAGCAGAGGACGTTCCTCCGACACATAATCCTTTAAGCAGAGCAGGTTGGTGCGGGCGATTTTCCTCGCGCGGCGGAGAAGACCTTTTGAGATGTAGGTACGGGCGCTCTCTCCGTGCCGGGGAAGCTGAACCCTGTAGCCCAGGCGGGTAAGGAGCTTGATTGCCTTGATGCCAATTTCAACATCATTGTAATTGGTAAATTCATCAACAAAAAGGTTAACCACAGGGGCATTTTCGGGCAGGGAAGCATTCAGTTCAGGCAGGTTTTTTCTGGCCCACCGGCGGAGAGTGGTTTTGTAGAGCTTCGGGAAGGTTCTGTGGACAGTAAAACCCACCCATTTCATAAACGTGTGGGTAACAAGTTTACTGGTAATGATCTGGTTGTACAAAGCCGGGAAGACAGATCCCAGTTTATTGAACCAGGTAATATAGGCAACCAGTCGGGCCCGAAGGGGAACACCATGGCTGTCGTAGTAATGCTGAAGGAATTCAGCTTTCAGTTTAGCCATGTCGACGTTGGACGGGCATTCGGACTTACACCCCTTGCAGGAAAGGCACAGGTCGAGAATATCATAAATTTCCTTATGGTCGAACGGATTTTTCTGGTTGGGGCGGGAAATGAATTCGCGCAGGATATTGGCCCTTGCCCGGGTGGTGGTATTTTCGTCCATGGTAGCCATATAGCTGGGGCACATAGTTCCTCCTATTCTGGCCGATTTGCGGCAGTCGGCTGAACCGTTGCAATTTTCGGCCATTCGTATATAGCCCATGGTAGAGGAGAAATCGAGAATTGTTTCCGGTTCGGTTGGATACACCCCGGGTTCGTACCTCAGGGAAGTATCCATTGGCGGGGTATCGGTAATTTTACCGGGATTAAGAATCCCTTCCGGGTCGAAGGTTCTCTTGATTTCTTTCAGTAAAGCATAATTTTTTTCACCCACCATCATCGGGATAAACTCCCCCCTCAGTCTTCCGTCGCCATGCTCTCCGCTGAGGGAACCGTTGTATTTTTTTACCAGTTTGGCCGTTTCGGTGGCCACGGTTCTGAAGAGCCTGACATGATCAGGGTCTTTAAGATTCAATACCGGTCGCAGATGAAGCTCTCCGGTAGCGATGTGGGCATAGTAAACACAGTTCAGACCCAGCCGCTGCAGCATTTCCTTGAACTCAGCAATATATCCGGGAAGTTTATCGGGGGCAACGGCTGTATCTTCGATTACGGCCACCGGCTTTGCATCGCCCGGTATATTCGAAAGGAGCCCGAGGCCCGCTTTACGGAGAGCCCAAACCCTTTTGATATCGGGTCCTGTAATAAGCGGAAAGTAGTATCCCAGGCCGGCGGCGCCCATTTCCTTTTCCATTTTATCGCGTATCTCCTCAATCTCGGCGAGGGAATTTCTTGCAAACTCTGCAATAATAATCGCACCAGGTTCTCCCTGGATAAAGAAGCGGTTTTTTCTTTGCTCAATATTTTCCCTGGTACAGTCTATGATGATCTTATCCATCAGTTCGATGGATCCCGGAGAATACGTCAGAGCCATCAGGTTGGCCTGCAATGCTTCTTCGAGCGTATGGCAATGCACCGCAACAAGACCGGTTACCGGAGGCGGAAGAGGTTCAAGATGCAAGGTTATTTCCGTGAGAAACATCAGCGTACCCTCGGAGCCGGCAATCAGGGAAGCCAGATTGAGTGAACCTCCTTCGGGAGTAAACGGCTGCTGGCGAAGCAGAATATCGATAGCGTATCCGGTATTCCGGCGTTTCAGCGATGGGTCGGGGTATTCCTTCAGGATGTTGGCCCGGTTTTCGGGATCAGAAAGAATAGAACGAATTTTCCTGTACACTTCTCCTTCTCTGTTCTTGAGGAGGCATTTCTTATCGAATTCTTCCGGGGAAAGCGGCCTGAATTCAACTTCGCTTCCGTCGCTGAGAAAACCCTTCACTGCCAGCAGGTGGTCGCGGGTACTTCCGTAGATCAGGCTGTGGGCACCGCAGGCGTTGTTTCCTACCATCCCTCCTATCATGCACCGGTTGGAAGTGGAAGTTTCGGGAGCAAAGAAGAGCCCGTAAGGTTTCAGTACCTCATTGAGTTCATCCAGCACAACCCCCGGTTCAACGCGCACCCAGCGTTCTTCAGCATTTATTTCCAGAATTTTATTCAGATGGCGTGAAATGTCAACAATCATTCCCTTTCCGACAACCTGGCCGGCAAGAGAAGTTCCTGCGGCCCTTGGAATAATGGGTATTTTATGTTCCCGGGCAAAACGGATGATTTTTTCTATATCGTTCCTGTTTTTAGGCCGGATGACAGCATCGGGTTTTTCTTTGTATGCCGAAGCGTCTGTTGCATACATCAGTAAAAAAGGTTCGCCGGTAAAAATGTCGCCTTCTATCTCTTTTTTCAGAATTTCTAAAGGAAAGTCACGCATGGAGAATATGTTCTGTAATTATGTTATAGAGCACAAAGATAAAAACTCTTTTGTTGTTGCGAGTTGGTGACACACGTTTTGTTTGATATCAAATATAGTGCAGTAATTGCCGGGGATATGTTTTCCAATGAGCATTTTCTTTACGCCGTTTTCAATTTACTGCAGGAAGAAAAAACGAGTATCTAAAAAGATGATTTAAATCAGGTAGAAAACCTTCTTCAGATAGTTTAAATTATATACCTTTAGACTTTCCAATTTCAAATTATAAAATACTGATAAACAATGGATTTACTTGAAAAAATAAAAGCGAGGGCAAAGCAGTTGGGAAAACGGATTGTTTTGCCGGAAGGTCTGGAGGAACGAACCCTTAAAGCCGCCGATGAAGTGATCAGGGAAGGGATAGCGCAGGTTATTCTGATAGGTGATCCCGAAAAGGTACAGGCCAAAGCGAAGGAACTGGGGCTTACGCAAATTGCTAAGGCTGCGATTGTTAATCCGCTGCATCATCCCAGAAAAGAGGCCTATATTGATCTGATGGTAGAGCTTCGGAAGAACAAAGGATTAACCAGGGAAGAGGCCGCCAGGCTGATAGAAGATCCGTTGTATCTGGGCACCCTTATCATCAAGTCGGGCGATGCCGACGGGGAGGTTGCCGGAGCCATGAATGCCACGGGGGATGTATTGCGTCCGGCATTTCAGTATGTAAAAACATTGCCCGGCATCAGTGTAGTGTCGGGGGCATTTCTGATGATACTTCCTGACACAAAATTCGGAGAGAACGGACTGATGGTATTTGCTGATTGTGCGGTTCATCCGAATCCGACAGCCAAAGAGCTGGCAGAGATTGCCGTAACCACAGCGCGGACGACCCGTGCGCTGGCCGGATTCGAGCCGCGGATTGCCATGTTAAGTTTTTCGACAAAGGGAAGTGCCAAACATGAACTGGTTGACAAGGTTGTTGAAGCAACGCGCATTGCCAGGGAGATGGACCCCAACCTGCAAATTGACGGCGAACTGCAGGCCGATGCTGCCATCATAGAATCGGTTGGCAAGAGCAAGGCACCGGGATCTCCGATAGCTGGAAAGGCGAATGTACTCATTTTTCCTGATCTGCAATCAGGAAACATTGCCTACAAGCTGGTGCAGCGCATGGCACATGCCGAAGCTGTAGGACCTGTTTTGCAGGGTATGGCTGCCCCCATCAACGATTTGTCAAGGGGGTGCTCGGTAAGTGATATTGTTAATGTGATAGCGATTACAGCCAATCAGGCTGCCGGTTTATAACGAGTTACAAATTTTAAACAGGTAATCATGTCAGAAATACTGGTAGAACCGATTGAACAATACGGTTTGAGTAAAAAGGTACGGACGCAGAGCCTTTTTTCGAAAATAGGAATTGTAGGATGCGGATCCGTTGGCAGGAATCTGGCCCGGCTGGTCAGTGCAAGCGGGATGGAAGTTATTTTTGTGGAGGTGAGTGAGGAAAAAATCGCCATGGCCCTCCGGGAGATTGAACGGGAGCTTGACCGGCAGATCGAGCACTGGGGGATGACCCCCGGGGATAAGCGAATCATTATGTCGCGCATTCATGGCACACTGAAGTACGAAGACCTGCAGGGCTGTGACCTGGTGATTGAGGCCATTCTGTCCAA contains the following coding sequences:
- a CDS encoding dicarboxylate/amino acid:cation symporter yields the protein MKKTIAFHWQILIALVLGVLFGLFLKSYSSWVDWMGELFLRALKMIVIPLIFFTITSGIANNGNAANLGKIGAKTLGFYLATTLLAAVTGLLLVNLMRPGQGAELLLQDLSEKGTPIHEGKSIRDLLITIIPDNIFSALTASNTLQIIVFAVLLGFFITRLPENQRLVLTQFFDASSAVMMKITMFIIRFAPYGIFGIVARQVALQDNPAGLAASLGRYMLVVIAGLSLHSLVSLPVILLASGIHPVRHYKAMLPVLITAFSTSSSNATLPLTLSTVQSGCGVSQRIAGFTLPLGATINMNGTALYEIVAAMFIAQVYGIHLPADKQITGVLVALLAAVGAAGIPMAGLVTMTIVMTAMGLPVEGIALVLTVDRPLDMFRTLVNVLGDTCGAVVVAKSEGESLTVACRKHGNDQTKAS
- the pta gene encoding phosphate acetyltransferase, yielding MDLLEKIKARAKQLGKRIVLPEGLEERTLKAADEVIREGIAQVILIGDPEKVQAKAKELGLTQIAKAAIVNPLHHPRKEAYIDLMVELRKNKGLTREEAARLIEDPLYLGTLIIKSGDADGEVAGAMNATGDVLRPAFQYVKTLPGISVVSGAFLMILPDTKFGENGLMVFADCAVHPNPTAKELAEIAVTTARTTRALAGFEPRIAMLSFSTKGSAKHELVDKVVEATRIAREMDPNLQIDGELQADAAIIESVGKSKAPGSPIAGKANVLIFPDLQSGNIAYKLVQRMAHAEAVGPVLQGMAAPINDLSRGCSVSDIVNVIAITANQAAGL
- a CDS encoding FAD-binding protein; amino-acid sequence: MRDFPLEILKKEIEGDIFTGEPFLLMYATDASAYKEKPDAVIRPKNRNDIEKIIRFAREHKIPIIPRAAGTSLAGQVVGKGMIVDISRHLNKILEINAEERWVRVEPGVVLDELNEVLKPYGLFFAPETSTSNRCMIGGMVGNNACGAHSLIYGSTRDHLLAVKGFLSDGSEVEFRPLSPEEFDKKCLLKNREGEVYRKIRSILSDPENRANILKEYPDPSLKRRNTGYAIDILLRQQPFTPEGGSLNLASLIAGSEGTLMFLTEITLHLEPLPPPVTGLVAVHCHTLEEALQANLMALTYSPGSIELMDKIIIDCTRENIEQRKNRFFIQGEPGAIIIAEFARNSLAEIEEIRDKMEKEMGAAGLGYYFPLITGPDIKRVWALRKAGLGLLSNIPGDAKPVAVIEDTAVAPDKLPGYIAEFKEMLQRLGLNCVYYAHIATGELHLRPVLNLKDPDHVRLFRTVATETAKLVKKYNGSLSGEHGDGRLRGEFIPMMVGEKNYALLKEIKRTFDPEGILNPGKITDTPPMDTSLRYEPGVYPTEPETILDFSSTMGYIRMAENCNGSADCRKSARIGGTMCPSYMATMDENTTTRARANILREFISRPNQKNPFDHKEIYDILDLCLSCKGCKSECPSNVDMAKLKAEFLQHYYDSHGVPLRARLVAYITWFNKLGSVFPALYNQIITSKLVTHTFMKWVGFTVHRTFPKLYKTTLRRWARKNLPELNASLPENAPVVNLFVDEFTNYNDVEIGIKAIKLLTRLGYRVQLPRHGESARTYISKGLLRRARKIARTNLLCLKDYVSEERPLLGIEPSAILGFRDEYPDLMRGEMKELAKKIASCSYMIDEFLAREMDRGNIKKKQFTTRARTIKLHGHCQQKAVASTNPTKKVLSFPENYTVTEIPSGCCGMAGSFGYEKEHYELSMKVGELVLFPAIRNAPEDVIIAAPGTSCRHQIEDGTGRKGLHPVEILYDALV